One Prodigiosinella aquatilis DNA window includes the following coding sequences:
- the crcB gene encoding fluoride efflux transporter CrcB, giving the protein MYSTLFAVFIGGGIGSILRWLLSLRFNSISPQIPIGTFLANMAGAFIIGAAMGYFIRQPDLDPHWKLLITTGLCGGLTTFSTFSFEVVTLLQGGEWLAAGLNLLLNLVGSLLMTSLAFALVTGLTAH; this is encoded by the coding sequence ATGTATAGTACTTTATTTGCTGTTTTTATTGGTGGCGGGATAGGAAGCATCTTACGCTGGCTGCTGAGCCTACGTTTTAACAGCATTTCCCCTCAGATACCAATAGGGACTTTTTTGGCTAATATGGCTGGGGCTTTTATCATCGGTGCAGCAATGGGCTATTTTATTCGCCAACCCGATCTTGATCCGCACTGGAAACTACTCATCACGACAGGTTTATGTGGAGGCTTGACGACGTTCTCTACATTCTCTTTTGAGGTCGTCACACTATTGCAAGGCGGAGAGTGGCTTGCTGCCGGGTTGAATCTACTGTTAAATCTGGTCGGTTCATTGTTAATGACATCGCTGGCATTTGCTCTGGTAACCGG
- the rsfS gene encoding ribosome silencing factor gives MQNQALQDFVINKIDDLKGQDIIALDVQGKSSITDCMIICTGTSSRHVMSIADYVVQQSRSAGLIPLGIEGENVADWVVVDLGDVMVHVMQEESRHLYELEKLWG, from the coding sequence TTGCAAAACCAAGCACTCCAAGACTTCGTTATCAATAAAATCGATGATTTGAAAGGTCAGGATATTATTGCGCTGGATGTTCAGGGCAAATCCAGTATTACTGATTGCATGATCATTTGTACTGGCACGTCCAGTCGCCACGTCATGTCCATTGCTGACTATGTAGTACAGCAATCCCGTTCTGCCGGCTTGATCCCTCTGGGTATTGAAGGAGAGAACGTTGCTGACTGGGTGGTAGTTGACCTGGGCGACGTGATGGTGCATGTCATGCAGGAAGAGAGTCGCCACCTGTACGAACTGGAAAAGCTCTGGGGTTAG
- the tatA gene encoding Sec-independent protein translocase subunit TatA produces the protein MEGISIAKLLVIGVLVVLLFGTNKLRSLGGDLGAAIKGFKKAMSDEQPTNNASSDEPVALNDTTHHKE, from the coding sequence ATGGAAGGTATCAGTATTGCCAAACTTTTAGTGATCGGCGTGCTTGTCGTTTTGCTATTTGGAACCAATAAATTACGCAGCCTGGGTGGAGATCTTGGCGCGGCAATCAAAGGTTTCAAAAAAGCAATGAGTGATGAGCAACCAACGAACAATGCTAGCTCAGATGAACCCGTTGCACTTAACGATACGACTCATCACAAAGAGTAA
- the ybeD gene encoding DUF493 family protein YbeD, producing the protein MKTKLNELLEFPCPFTYKVMGLAKPELVDLVVEVVQRHAPGDYTPQIKPSAKGNYHSVSITITATHIEQVETLYEELGKIDIVRMVL; encoded by the coding sequence ATGAAAACCAAACTCAACGAATTGCTCGAATTCCCCTGCCCTTTTACCTACAAAGTGATGGGATTGGCAAAACCAGAACTGGTAGATCTGGTAGTTGAAGTTGTACAACGCCATGCGCCTGGTGACTATACACCGCAAATCAAACCCAGCGCTAAAGGAAACTATCACTCAGTTTCTATCACTATCACCGCGACTCATATTGAGCAGGTTGAAACGCTGTATGAAGAACTGGGGAAAATTGACATCGTGCGTATGGTTCTCTGA
- the rlpA gene encoding endolytic peptidoglycan transglycosylase RlpA has translation MRKDCFWISVIGLALSGCTVTEQPQSPPHQIYSGPVEEIGGVEPHYEPYNPSTLQDYVVKGRTYKIVKNPENFSETGLASSYSREASGNRTATGEVFDPNALTAAHPTLPIPCYVRVTNLSNGRQLVVRINDRGPYIPGRIIDLSKAAGDRLNISNNTKVQVDFINVSPDGSLSGPGTIGTRVAKQSFALPERPILGSSELGTPVMQTEEPSATTTIRPISNTTLQPTTNNTNTIDSTSVSHGRFLGAPTPLRSGVLEGSEPVSTVSTPKSVVSAGSTPQPRFSDGGHYVVQVGALSDQQRAQNWLHSLNDRFHVSGKVTANGGLYRIQLGPFNNRQQATELQQRLLVEAKQQSFITAVPGIR, from the coding sequence ATGCGTAAGGATTGCTTTTGGATTAGTGTTATCGGCCTGGCGCTTTCTGGCTGTACCGTAACGGAACAACCTCAGTCACCACCACACCAGATATACAGCGGACCAGTAGAAGAGATCGGTGGCGTGGAGCCGCACTATGAGCCCTATAACCCATCCACATTGCAGGACTACGTCGTAAAAGGGCGCACCTATAAGATTGTCAAAAACCCGGAAAACTTCAGCGAAACCGGTCTGGCATCATCGTATTCCAGAGAGGCTTCAGGTAACCGTACCGCCACGGGCGAAGTGTTCGACCCCAACGCATTGACCGCTGCACACCCAACACTACCGATTCCCTGCTACGTGCGAGTAACGAATCTGAGTAATGGGCGCCAACTGGTGGTACGAATCAATGACCGCGGTCCTTATATACCCGGTCGGATTATTGACTTGTCAAAAGCGGCTGGCGATCGACTGAATATTTCCAACAATACCAAGGTTCAAGTAGATTTTATCAATGTATCTCCTGATGGTTCGCTTTCTGGCCCAGGAACTATTGGTACTCGCGTAGCCAAGCAAAGCTTTGCTTTACCAGAACGTCCCATCCTGGGATCCAGCGAACTTGGTACGCCGGTAATGCAGACTGAAGAACCATCTGCCACCACAACAATCCGCCCTATCAGTAACACAACATTGCAACCTACGACAAACAACACAAATACAATAGACAGCACCTCAGTTTCTCACGGGCGTTTCCTTGGCGCACCAACACCATTGCGCAGCGGCGTACTGGAAGGATCTGAACCCGTATCAACGGTAAGCACACCAAAGTCGGTGGTATCTGCTGGCAGTACGCCTCAACCTCGGTTTTCAGACGGCGGACATTACGTCGTCCAAGTCGGAGCGCTGAGCGATCAACAACGGGCACAGAACTGGTTACACAGTCTGAACGATCGCTTCCACGTTTCAGGTAAAGTAACGGCTAATGGCGGGCTGTATCGTATTCAGTTAGGCCCATTTAATAATCGACAACAAGCTACTGAACTTCAACAACGCCTGTTAGTCGAAGCTAAACAGCAATCTTTTATCACTGCTGTTCCTGGCATACGATAA
- the mrdB gene encoding peptidoglycan glycosyltransferase MrdB (rod shape-determining protein RodA) has protein sequence MTESQQQGSFWTKLHIDLPFLLGIMGLLGYSLIVMWSASGQDVGMMERKIAQVVLGLVMMIIMAQIPPRVYESWAPYLYIICFILLVMVDIFGQISKGAQRWLDLGVVRFQPSEIAKIAVPLMVARYINRDMCPPSLKNTAVALVLIFVPTMLVAAQPDLGTSILICASGLFVLFLAGMSWRLIAVAALLVAAFIPVLWFFLMHDYQRDRVMMLLNPEADPLGAGYHIIQSKIAIGSGGLWGKGWLHGTQSQLEFLPERHTDFIFAVLAEELGLIGVLVLLALYLFVIMRGLVIAANAQTSFGRVMVGALMLIFFVYVFVNIGMVSGILPVVGVPLPLVSYGGSALIVLMAGFGIVMSIHTHRKMLSKNL, from the coding sequence ATGACCGAAAGTCAACAACAAGGCTCGTTCTGGACCAAGCTTCATATCGACCTTCCTTTTCTCCTTGGCATTATGGGATTGTTGGGTTATAGCCTGATAGTCATGTGGAGTGCCAGCGGGCAGGATGTTGGCATGATGGAGCGCAAGATCGCCCAGGTCGTGCTGGGGCTCGTGATGATGATCATCATGGCTCAAATTCCTCCCAGGGTTTATGAAAGCTGGGCACCTTATTTATACATTATCTGTTTCATTTTGTTGGTAATGGTCGATATCTTCGGACAAATCAGTAAAGGGGCGCAACGCTGGCTGGATCTTGGTGTAGTGCGCTTCCAGCCTTCGGAAATTGCCAAAATCGCGGTACCACTGATGGTAGCGAGGTATATTAACCGCGATATGTGCCCTCCTTCGCTGAAAAATACGGCGGTTGCCCTGGTACTGATTTTTGTACCAACGATGCTGGTTGCGGCACAGCCTGACCTGGGAACATCAATCCTGATTTGTGCCTCAGGGCTTTTTGTCCTGTTTCTGGCTGGAATGAGCTGGCGACTAATTGCCGTTGCAGCACTACTTGTTGCGGCCTTTATTCCCGTGCTTTGGTTCTTCCTGATGCATGATTACCAACGCGATAGGGTTATGATGCTACTGAACCCGGAAGCGGATCCTCTTGGCGCTGGCTATCATATTATTCAGTCCAAGATTGCCATTGGTTCAGGGGGATTATGGGGAAAAGGCTGGCTGCATGGCACACAGTCACAGCTTGAGTTCCTGCCGGAACGGCATACTGACTTCATCTTTGCCGTGTTGGCGGAAGAGCTAGGGTTGATCGGCGTACTGGTTCTACTGGCGCTCTATCTGTTCGTGATTATGCGTGGTCTGGTCATCGCAGCCAATGCACAAACCTCCTTCGGCCGGGTTATGGTTGGCGCATTAATGCTGATCTTCTTCGTCTACGTTTTCGTTAATATCGGCATGGTCAGTGGTATTCTGCCGGTAGTCGGTGTACCACTGCCGCTGGTCAGTTATGGTGGATCAGCACTTATCGTATTAATGGCGGGATTCGGCATCGTCATGTCGATACACACTCACCGCAAAATGTTATCCAAAAATCTATAG
- the lipB gene encoding lipoyl(octanoyl) transferase LipB: protein MTRLQQDKIIIRHLGVLPYEPVSLAMHHFTEHRYDTTFDELWLVQHLPVFTQGQAGKAEHVLMPGDIPVIQSDRGGQVTYHGPGQQVMYVLIDLKRQKLGVRQLVTTIEETVVQTLSHFHIDAYARPDAPGVYVDERKICSLGLRIRKGCSLHGLALNIAMDLSPFLRINPCGYAGMRMTQLSELVTGVTLDDVAPVLTSSFMRLLGYKEHEQIIWDWEHQGEPQPRPFSDSP from the coding sequence ATGACACGTTTGCAACAGGATAAGATAATCATTCGCCATCTGGGCGTGCTCCCTTATGAGCCAGTTTCACTGGCTATGCATCACTTCACTGAACATCGGTACGACACAACCTTTGATGAACTCTGGCTCGTTCAGCATCTCCCGGTATTTACCCAAGGTCAGGCAGGAAAGGCCGAACATGTCTTAATGCCTGGTGATATTCCGGTGATACAAAGCGATAGAGGCGGTCAAGTTACTTATCATGGGCCGGGCCAACAAGTGATGTATGTACTGATCGATCTCAAGCGCCAAAAACTGGGTGTAAGACAGCTGGTTACCACTATTGAAGAAACCGTAGTACAAACGCTATCGCACTTTCACATTGATGCATATGCCCGACCAGATGCTCCAGGTGTTTATGTCGATGAACGTAAGATCTGCTCGCTGGGGCTACGCATCCGCAAAGGCTGCTCCTTACATGGATTGGCACTAAATATTGCGATGGATCTGTCTCCTTTCCTACGCATTAATCCATGCGGTTATGCTGGCATGAGAATGACTCAACTCAGCGAGCTGGTCACTGGCGTAACGCTGGATGATGTTGCTCCGGTACTAACGTCATCTTTTATGCGCCTTCTGGGCTATAAAGAGCATGAGCAAATTATCTGGGACTGGGAACATCAGGGCGAACCTCAGCCTCGTCCCTTCAGCGATTCCCCATAA
- a CDS encoding deaminated glutathione amidase yields the protein MKVSLGQFAVQRTWQDNAITCIALMQRAAAAGADLLVLPEAVHARDNNNAEWGMDAAQPINGPFVSQLLGASQSIDITVIFTIHTPVHNEFVHNTLLVLRQGEVLAFYHKLHLYDAFSSQESKRVIPGESIPAIIEIAGIKVGLMVCYDVRFPDLARQLVMNGAEVLVLPSAWVKGPQKEAHWELLTRTRALENTCYMVGVGECGEKNIGNSLVVDPLGVVIARAAEVPDLIFADINFERIQHVRHQLPVLRHNRFKVPVLR from the coding sequence ATGAAAGTTTCACTCGGCCAGTTTGCCGTACAGCGTACATGGCAAGACAATGCTATTACCTGTATAGCATTAATGCAGAGGGCAGCGGCGGCGGGAGCCGATTTATTAGTGTTACCAGAAGCTGTTCATGCCAGGGATAATAATAATGCTGAATGGGGGATGGACGCTGCTCAGCCTATTAATGGTCCTTTTGTCAGTCAATTGCTGGGAGCCAGTCAATCGATTGATATCACAGTTATTTTTACTATCCATACCCCTGTTCATAATGAGTTTGTGCACAATACTCTATTGGTGCTTCGTCAGGGTGAAGTGTTGGCTTTCTACCATAAACTGCATCTTTATGATGCTTTTTCTTCCCAGGAATCAAAGCGAGTGATACCGGGTGAGTCAATACCGGCCATTATTGAAATAGCAGGAATAAAAGTGGGATTGATGGTGTGCTACGACGTCCGTTTCCCCGACCTGGCGCGACAGTTGGTCATGAATGGCGCAGAGGTATTGGTATTACCCTCCGCCTGGGTTAAGGGGCCGCAGAAGGAAGCGCACTGGGAGTTGTTAACCAGAACGCGAGCGTTGGAAAATACCTGCTATATGGTCGGAGTCGGTGAATGTGGGGAAAAGAATATCGGCAACAGTCTGGTTGTTGACCCGCTGGGTGTTGTGATCGCCCGGGCGGCGGAAGTTCCTGACCTTATCTTTGCAGATATTAATTTTGAGCGTATTCAACATGTTCGCCATCAGTTACCTGTTTTGCGTCATAACCGATTCAAGGTTCCTGTATTGCGATAA
- the rlmH gene encoding 23S rRNA (pseudouridine(1915)-N(3))-methyltransferase RlmH yields MKLQLVAVGTKMPDWVQAGFTDYLRRFPKDMPLELVEIPAGKRGKNADIKRILEREGEQMLAAVGKGNRIVTLDIPGAPWETPYLAQQLERWKQDGRDVSLLIGGPEGLSPECKAAAEQSWSLSPLTLPHPLVRVLVAESLYRAWSITTNHPYHRE; encoded by the coding sequence ATGAAACTGCAACTGGTCGCCGTCGGTACTAAAATGCCAGACTGGGTGCAAGCCGGATTTACTGATTACCTGCGCCGTTTCCCTAAAGATATGCCGCTCGAACTGGTAGAAATTCCAGCCGGGAAACGGGGTAAAAATGCAGATATCAAACGTATTCTGGAACGAGAAGGCGAGCAAATGCTTGCTGCTGTGGGTAAAGGTAACCGTATTGTGACGCTCGATATCCCAGGGGCACCATGGGAAACGCCTTATCTGGCGCAACAGTTAGAGCGCTGGAAACAGGATGGCCGGGATGTCAGTCTGTTAATCGGTGGGCCTGAAGGATTATCTCCTGAATGCAAGGCGGCGGCGGAACAAAGTTGGTCATTGTCACCGTTAACGTTACCCCATCCGCTGGTGCGGGTACTGGTTGCTGAAAGCCTGTACCGCGCCTGGAGCATTACCACTAATCACCCTTACCACCGGGAGTAA
- the mrdA gene encoding peptidoglycan DD-transpeptidase MrdA has protein sequence MKIEHNPFRDYTAEAALFVRRAFVAFLGIVLLTGILIANLYHLQISRFDDYRTRSNENRIKLVPIAPSRGIIYDRNGIPLALNRTIYQLELVPEKVTNVDATLNALKPIVNLTDEDIDNFKKERKHSRRFASIPLKTDLNEIQVARFSVNQYRFPGVEVKGYQHRYYPYGSALTHVLGYVSKINDKDLERLDKEGKLADYAATHDIGKLGIEHYYETQLHGKPGYEEVEVNNRGRVIRQLHEQPPQAGKDIYLTIDLNLQTYIEKLLVGSRAAVIVTDPRDGSILAMVSTPSYDPNPFVDGISSKNYRALLDNPDRPLINRATQGVYPPASTVKPYIAVSALSAGVITPYTSLFDPGWWQLPGSEKRFRDWKRWGHGRLNLTKALEESADTFFYQVAYDMGIDRLSEWMTKFGYGQYTGIDISEERAGTMPTRAWKLKRYKKPWYQGDTIPVGIGQGYWTATPIQMMKALMTLINDGQVKTPHLLGSIRENGVLVPYRQTTHQQIGDIHSGYWEIAKDGMYGVANRPNGTAYKNFANSSYKIAAKSGTAQVFGLKANETYNAHKISERLRDHKLMVAFAPYNNPRIAVSVVLENGGAGASVGTITRQILDHIMLGDNNTILPDAPPSPPGSETE, from the coding sequence ATGAAAATAGAACATAACCCTTTCCGTGATTATACCGCTGAAGCAGCTCTGTTTGTTCGTCGCGCATTTGTGGCGTTTTTAGGCATTGTGCTACTTACCGGTATTCTCATCGCCAATCTTTATCATCTGCAAATTTCACGTTTTGACGATTATCGTACCCGTTCCAATGAAAACCGCATAAAACTGGTCCCTATCGCACCCAGTCGTGGCATCATATATGATCGCAATGGCATCCCTCTGGCACTCAATCGCACAATCTATCAGCTAGAGCTGGTCCCAGAAAAAGTCACCAATGTCGATGCCACACTGAACGCACTGAAGCCTATCGTTAATCTGACAGATGAAGATATCGATAACTTCAAAAAAGAGCGTAAACACTCACGCCGTTTTGCCTCCATACCTTTAAAAACCGACCTGAATGAAATTCAGGTGGCACGTTTCTCGGTGAATCAATATCGTTTTCCCGGTGTTGAGGTGAAAGGATATCAACACCGCTACTACCCTTATGGTTCCGCACTGACTCACGTTCTCGGTTATGTTTCAAAAATTAACGATAAAGACCTTGAACGACTGGATAAAGAAGGCAAACTGGCCGACTATGCCGCGACCCACGACATTGGTAAGCTGGGCATTGAACATTATTATGAAACGCAGCTGCACGGAAAACCCGGCTACGAAGAAGTAGAAGTTAACAATCGGGGACGGGTCATCAGGCAACTGCATGAGCAACCACCGCAAGCGGGAAAAGACATCTACCTGACGATTGACCTGAATCTGCAGACTTATATCGAAAAACTACTGGTGGGAAGCCGAGCAGCAGTAATTGTTACTGATCCGCGGGACGGTAGCATATTGGCGATGGTATCCACGCCCAGTTATGACCCGAATCCATTTGTGGATGGCATTTCCAGTAAAAATTACCGCGCCTTACTCGATAACCCCGACCGGCCCTTGATTAACCGAGCCACTCAAGGCGTGTATCCTCCAGCCTCCACCGTAAAACCCTATATTGCGGTTTCAGCTCTGAGTGCCGGTGTTATTACGCCCTATACGTCCTTGTTTGACCCTGGTTGGTGGCAATTGCCAGGATCCGAGAAACGTTTCCGAGACTGGAAACGATGGGGTCATGGCCGGCTGAATCTGACCAAGGCACTGGAGGAATCCGCTGATACCTTCTTTTATCAAGTCGCTTATGATATGGGGATTGATCGCCTGTCCGAATGGATGACCAAGTTTGGTTACGGCCAATATACCGGTATTGATATATCCGAGGAACGCGCAGGCACCATGCCGACACGCGCCTGGAAATTGAAACGATACAAAAAACCCTGGTATCAGGGTGATACCATACCGGTGGGGATTGGTCAGGGTTACTGGACAGCGACGCCGATCCAGATGATGAAAGCACTGATGACCCTGATTAATGATGGACAGGTGAAAACCCCGCATCTGTTGGGCAGTATCAGGGAAAATGGCGTATTAGTCCCTTACCGTCAAACCACCCATCAGCAAATTGGCGATATCCACTCCGGTTACTGGGAAATCGCCAAAGATGGCATGTATGGCGTAGCAAACCGCCCCAACGGGACGGCATATAAAAATTTTGCCAACTCTTCTTATAAGATCGCGGCTAAATCAGGGACTGCACAGGTATTCGGACTAAAAGCGAACGAAACCTATAACGCACATAAAATTTCAGAACGATTACGCGATCATAAGCTGATGGTCGCTTTTGCACCTTATAATAATCCCAGAATCGCGGTATCTGTCGTTCTGGAAAATGGCGGTGCAGGCGCGTCTGTAGGGACTATCACGCGCCAGATTCTCGACCATATTATGTTAGGTGATAACAATACAATACTACCGGATGCGCCCCCCTCGCCACCCGGCAGTGAAACCGAGTAA
- the nadD gene encoding nicotinate-nucleotide adenylyltransferase, with the protein MSRFTPRPPLTAYFGGTFDPIHYGHLRPVTALATQVGLQRITLLPNNVPPHREQPEASALQRKQMVELAIKDNPLFNVDARELQRETPSYTIDTLKELRQEKGPDAPLAFIIGQDSLSTLHHWHRWQDILGQCHLLVCARPGYKQQLSSPEMQRWLEAHHTCDPQHLHQIPNGLIYLADTPLQPISATEIRQRRQQGLDCHDLLPPTVLNYIDTYHLYR; encoded by the coding sequence TTGTCGAGATTTACACCTAGACCACCGTTAACAGCTTATTTCGGTGGCACATTTGATCCCATCCATTATGGTCATCTACGCCCGGTAACTGCGCTTGCTACCCAGGTAGGATTACAACGCATTACGCTACTGCCGAATAATGTTCCACCACATCGTGAACAACCCGAAGCCAGCGCACTCCAACGCAAACAGATGGTCGAACTGGCGATAAAAGATAATCCGCTGTTTAACGTTGATGCTCGGGAATTACAACGCGAGACACCTTCTTATACCATCGATACCCTCAAAGAACTGCGACAAGAAAAAGGGCCAGACGCCCCACTGGCGTTTATCATCGGCCAGGATTCACTGTCTACACTACATCACTGGCACCGCTGGCAAGACATTCTTGGACAGTGTCATCTGCTGGTTTGCGCTCGCCCCGGTTACAAACAGCAACTCTCTTCACCGGAAATGCAGCGCTGGTTGGAAGCCCACCATACCTGCGATCCACAGCACCTACACCAAATTCCCAATGGATTGATATATCTGGCTGATACACCATTGCAACCTATCTCTGCCACCGAGATACGTCAACGACGTCAGCAAGGACTCGATTGCCATGACCTGCTTCCCCCCACCGTGCTGAATTATATTGACACATACCACTTATACCGATAG
- the lipA gene encoding lipoyl synthase has product MSKPIQIERGVKYRDADKMALIPVKTVATERQEMLRKPEWMKIKLPADSSRIQGIKDAMRRNGLHSVCEEASCPNLAECFNHGTATFMILGAICTRRCPFCDVAHGRPIAPDNNEPEKLAQTIHDMGLRYVVITSVDRDDLRDGGAQHFADCISAIRRKSPQIKIETLVPDFRGRMDRALDILTVTPPDVFNHNLENIPRLYRQVRPGANYEWSLKLLENFKAVHPEIPTKSGLMVGLGETNEEILDVMRDLRRHGVTMLTLGQYLQPSRHHLPVQRYVRPEEFEEMKAEAMAMGFTHAACGPFVRSSYHADLQAKGVEVK; this is encoded by the coding sequence ATGAGTAAACCGATTCAGATCGAACGTGGCGTAAAATACCGCGACGCAGATAAAATGGCCTTAATTCCGGTGAAAACAGTAGCGACCGAACGTCAGGAAATGCTACGGAAACCAGAATGGATGAAAATCAAATTGCCTGCGGATTCCAGCCGGATTCAAGGTATCAAAGACGCAATGCGCCGCAACGGGCTGCACTCGGTATGTGAAGAAGCATCCTGCCCTAATCTGGCAGAGTGTTTTAATCATGGTACGGCAACATTTATGATCCTGGGTGCCATTTGCACCCGTCGTTGCCCATTTTGTGATGTTGCCCATGGACGTCCAATCGCCCCAGACAACAATGAGCCAGAAAAACTGGCTCAAACCATCCACGATATGGGATTACGCTACGTCGTCATCACTTCTGTTGATCGGGATGATCTGCGTGATGGCGGAGCTCAGCATTTTGCCGACTGCATCAGCGCCATTCGCCGTAAAAGTCCACAGATTAAAATTGAAACACTAGTGCCCGATTTCCGGGGACGCATGGACCGGGCACTGGATATTCTGACCGTGACACCGCCAGACGTATTTAACCATAATCTGGAAAACATACCGCGTCTGTATCGCCAGGTTCGACCAGGGGCAAACTATGAATGGTCCCTCAAACTGCTGGAAAACTTTAAGGCTGTGCATCCGGAAATTCCAACCAAGTCGGGTTTGATGGTGGGATTGGGTGAAACCAATGAAGAAATTCTGGACGTGATGCGCGATCTGCGACGTCACGGTGTCACAATGTTGACATTAGGGCAGTACCTGCAGCCAAGTCGCCACCATTTGCCGGTACAGCGTTATGTCCGCCCGGAAGAATTTGAAGAAATGAAAGCGGAAGCAATGGCAATGGGATTCACCCACGCCGCTTGTGGTCCGTTTGTACGCTCGTCCTACCATGCCGACCTACAAGCAAAAGGTGTCGAGGTGAAATGA
- the dacA gene encoding D-alanyl-D-alanine carboxypeptidase DacA, whose protein sequence is MNTVITSRHTKHIVLSALLVISASSFAYADDINLKTMIPGVPQIDAEAYFLMDYNSGKVLAEMNADTRRNPASLTKMMTSYVIGQAIKSGKINPNDIVTIGKDAWATGNPVFKGSSLMFLKPGDHVPVYMLNKGIILQSGNDACVAMADYVAGSQGAFINLMNGYVKELGLKNTHFETVHGLDAEGQYSSARDMALIGQALIRDVPNEYATYKEKEFTFNNIRQANRNGLLWDTSLNVDGIKTGHTASAGYNLVASATEGPMRLISVVLGGHTFKGRETESKKLLTWGFRFFETVSPLKADKEFASEPVWFGDSDRVSLGVAKDVYITIPRGRMKDLKASYILNNTELHAPLSKNQVVGTINFQLDGKTIDQRPLVVMNEVKEGGYFSRMIDYIKLMFHHWFS, encoded by the coding sequence ATGAATACAGTAATCACGTCTCGCCACACTAAACATATTGTACTTAGCGCCCTGCTCGTTATCAGTGCATCATCTTTCGCCTACGCTGACGACATTAATCTGAAAACCATGATTCCTGGCGTTCCGCAGATTGATGCTGAAGCTTACTTCCTGATGGATTACAACTCAGGCAAAGTTCTGGCCGAAATGAACGCTGATACCCGTCGAAACCCAGCAAGTCTGACAAAAATGATGACCAGTTATGTCATCGGTCAGGCGATAAAGTCAGGGAAAATCAACCCAAACGATATCGTTACCATCGGAAAAGATGCCTGGGCTACCGGTAATCCGGTTTTTAAAGGCTCGTCGCTGATGTTCCTGAAACCAGGTGATCATGTGCCGGTGTACATGTTAAACAAAGGTATCATTCTACAGTCTGGCAATGATGCCTGTGTCGCCATGGCAGATTATGTTGCTGGAAGCCAAGGTGCGTTCATCAATCTGATGAATGGTTATGTTAAAGAACTGGGGCTGAAAAACACCCATTTTGAGACCGTGCATGGTCTGGATGCGGAAGGACAGTACAGTTCTGCACGTGATATGGCATTAATTGGTCAGGCATTGATCCGAGATGTACCGAATGAATATGCCACCTATAAAGAGAAAGAGTTCACTTTCAATAACATTCGCCAGGCCAACCGTAATGGTTTGTTATGGGATACCAGTCTTAATGTAGATGGCATTAAAACCGGACATACCGCATCCGCCGGCTATAATCTGGTAGCTTCCGCCACCGAAGGGCCGATGCGTCTGATTTCAGTAGTACTCGGTGGACATACGTTTAAAGGCCGTGAAACAGAAAGCAAAAAGCTACTCACCTGGGGATTTCGTTTTTTTGAAACTGTTTCCCCGCTGAAAGCGGATAAAGAATTCGCTTCCGAACCCGTATGGTTTGGTGACAGCGACCGCGTATCACTCGGCGTGGCAAAAGATGTTTACATCACCATTCCACGTGGACGCATGAAAGATCTTAAGGCCAGCTACATCCTGAACAATACCGAACTGCACGCTCCATTAAGTAAAAATCAGGTTGTGGGTACCATCAATTTCCAACTGGATGGTAAAACCATCGATCAGCGTCCGCTGGTTGTGATGAACGAAGTTAAAGAAGGCGGGTATTTTAGCCGGATGATCGATTACATAAAACTGATGTTCCATCACTGGTTCAGTTAA